A single region of the Synechococcales cyanobacterium T60_A2020_003 genome encodes:
- a CDS encoding CAP domain-containing protein yields the protein MRRTSLQSSGLTDRANVFDNSIDITSRRHSSFNQSDVRTESSGLGLSRTLGLKKLVNGVLRIVNRKREQAGLKPLSLNSKLTKAAQAHTKDMAVNDFFSHTGSNGSSLGDRLQRVGYSYSYAAENIAAGSSTPKGVMKQWMNSPGHRANILSPNVTQIGIGYYYQPNDGGTTPYGYYWTQDFGKPWQ from the coding sequence ATGCGCCGAACGTCGTTGCAGAGTTCGGGACTAACGGATAGAGCGAATGTATTTGACAACTCTATCGATATAACAAGTCGTCGTCACTCATCATTTAACCAATCTGACGTAAGAACTGAGAGTTCTGGTTTAGGCTTGAGCCGCACACTTGGACTCAAGAAGCTTGTAAACGGAGTATTGCGAATTGTAAATCGCAAGCGTGAACAAGCAGGTCTAAAACCTCTTAGTCTGAACTCTAAGCTGACAAAAGCAGCGCAAGCCCACACCAAAGATATGGCGGTCAATGACTTTTTTAGTCACACGGGTTCCAATGGGTCATCGTTGGGCGATCGCCTCCAACGGGTGGGGTACAGCTACTCCTATGCGGCAGAAAATATTGCAGCGGGGTCTTCAACGCCCAAAGGGGTGATGAAGCAGTGGATGAATAGCCCTGGCCATCGCGCTAATATTCTCAGCCCCAACGTGACTCAGATTGGAATTGGTTACTACTACCAGCCGAATGATGGCGGAACGACTCCCTACGGATACTACTGGACGCAGGATTTTGGTAAACCTTGGCAATAG